One genomic region from Amycolatopsis sp. FBCC-B4732 encodes:
- a CDS encoding DivIVA domain-containing protein produces MSFTAEDLAEVTFGNAPIGRRGYAKHEVDEFVRRIAKTFAEEDDLTAAEVHHVVFSKPLIGKRGYDEREVDEFLDAAEDQLATRTGHAPDLPGARTPAEATAERATPPTLRAERLQQR; encoded by the coding sequence ATGTCGTTCACCGCCGAAGACCTCGCCGAGGTCACCTTCGGTAACGCCCCGATCGGCCGCCGTGGCTACGCCAAGCACGAGGTCGACGAGTTCGTCCGGCGGATCGCCAAGACGTTCGCCGAGGAGGACGACCTGACCGCCGCCGAAGTGCACCACGTGGTGTTCTCGAAGCCGCTGATCGGCAAGCGCGGCTACGACGAACGCGAAGTCGACGAGTTCCTCGACGCGGCGGAGGACCAGCTCGCCACGCGGACGGGCCACGCCCCCGACCTGCCGGGCGCCCGCACCCCGGCGGAGGCGACGGCCGAGCGCGCCACCCCGCCCACCCTGCGCGCCGAACGCCTCCAGCAGCGCTGA
- the pth gene encoding aminoacyl-tRNA hydrolase has protein sequence MTEDLPEAGELILLAGLGNPGPQYAGNRHNVGFMVLDELAARVGGKFKTHKTGGEVLEGRLAGRRVVLVKPRSYMNLSGGHVVGAARFYKVPPTGVVVVHDELDVDFGALKLKFGGGDNGHNGLRSITKSIGTRDYYRVRFGIGRPPGRQDPADFVLKDFSTVERKELPFEVDRCADATEALVGTGLAAAQNAFHAG, from the coding sequence GTGACCGAAGACCTGCCCGAGGCCGGCGAGCTGATCTTGCTCGCCGGCCTCGGCAATCCCGGACCCCAGTACGCCGGAAACCGGCACAATGTCGGGTTCATGGTGCTGGACGAGCTCGCCGCCCGCGTCGGCGGCAAGTTCAAGACGCACAAGACCGGCGGCGAAGTCCTCGAGGGACGGCTGGCCGGCCGCCGCGTCGTGCTGGTGAAGCCTCGCTCGTACATGAACCTCTCCGGTGGCCACGTGGTCGGCGCGGCGCGCTTCTACAAGGTGCCGCCGACCGGTGTCGTGGTGGTGCACGACGAGCTCGACGTCGATTTCGGCGCGCTGAAGCTGAAGTTCGGCGGCGGCGACAACGGCCACAACGGACTCCGTTCGATCACGAAGTCCATCGGCACCCGCGACTACTACCGCGTGCGCTTCGGCATCGGCCGCCCGCCCGGCCGCCAGGACCCGGCGGACTTCGTGCTGAAGGACTTCTCGACGGTCGAGCGCAAGGAGCTCCCGTTCGAGGTGGACCGGTGCGCGGACGCGACCGAGGCACTCGTCGGCACCGGCTTGGCAGCCGCGCAAAACGCCTTCCACGCGGGCTGA
- a CDS encoding 4-(cytidine 5'-diphospho)-2-C-methyl-D-erythritol kinase: MLAVVPPPVTVRVPAKVNLHLSVDDLREDGYHELVTVFQALSLTDEVTVAVTDDPGIEVYGEGEGTVPTGPENLAWRAVEALAKHVGRTGEPKVRVVLRKGIPVAGGMAGGSADAAATLVGLASLWNLDVTRDELAGLAAGLGSDVPFALYGGTALGTGRGEHLVPVLSRHTFHWVLAFDSEGLSTPKVFKELDRLRAAGKPPRIGSHTPVVEALASGDPRQLALLLGNDLQAAAVSLRPELRRTLRAGVNAGALAGTVSGSGPTCAFLCEGANSAVEVAAELSGAGVCRTVRVAHGPVPGARVVGGDDANRPTPPRVHA; this comes from the coding sequence GTGCTCGCCGTAGTTCCGCCCCCAGTCACCGTCCGGGTCCCGGCCAAGGTCAACCTGCACCTTTCGGTCGACGACCTGCGCGAAGACGGTTACCACGAGCTGGTGACCGTGTTCCAGGCGCTGTCGCTGACCGACGAAGTGACCGTCGCGGTCACCGACGACCCCGGCATCGAGGTCTACGGCGAAGGTGAGGGCACCGTCCCGACCGGCCCGGAAAACCTGGCGTGGCGGGCGGTCGAAGCGCTCGCCAAGCACGTCGGGCGCACCGGCGAGCCGAAGGTCCGGGTGGTGCTGCGCAAGGGCATCCCGGTCGCCGGCGGCATGGCGGGCGGCAGCGCCGACGCGGCGGCGACCCTGGTCGGCCTCGCGTCGCTCTGGAACCTCGACGTCACGCGCGACGAACTGGCCGGGCTCGCCGCCGGCCTGGGCAGCGACGTCCCGTTCGCGCTCTACGGCGGCACCGCGCTCGGCACCGGGCGCGGCGAGCACCTGGTCCCGGTGCTTTCGCGGCACACGTTCCACTGGGTGCTGGCGTTCGACTCCGAAGGGCTGTCGACGCCGAAGGTGTTCAAGGAGCTGGACCGGCTGCGCGCGGCGGGCAAGCCACCGCGGATCGGTTCGCACACCCCGGTCGTCGAGGCGCTGGCCTCGGGCGACCCGCGCCAGCTGGCCCTCCTGCTCGGCAACGACCTCCAGGCGGCGGCGGTCTCGCTGCGCCCGGAGCTGCGCCGCACGCTCCGCGCGGGCGTGAACGCGGGCGCGCTCGCGGGCACGGTGTCCGGCTCCGGCCCGACGTGCGCGTTCCTCTGCGAAGGCGCCAACTCGGCGGTGGAGGTCGCCGCGGAGCTGTCGGGCGCGGGGGTGTGCCGCACGGTCCGCGTGGCCCACGGCCCGGTCCCGGGCGCCCGCGTGGTCGGCGGCGACGACGCGAACCGGCCGACACCGCCGCGGGTGCACGCGTGA
- a CDS encoding TetR/AcrR family transcriptional regulator: MAGRRTDTRERIQRVALELFAEQGYEGSSLREIAERLEVTKAALYYHFRTKEDIVTSLLEDWGTALDDLLERETRPEELLTAYAGLVESKFGPVIGLVQRNATALKAIAAGAGLADRMLRLHERLCGGSDAPEASLRARLALVAVQLTSVEGGPETPPDVALAVGLDILSPGRNADT, from the coding sequence ATGGCCGGGCGACGCACCGACACGCGCGAACGCATCCAGCGCGTCGCGCTCGAGCTGTTCGCCGAGCAGGGGTACGAAGGCAGCTCGCTGCGGGAGATCGCCGAGCGGCTCGAGGTGACGAAAGCCGCGCTGTACTACCACTTCCGCACGAAGGAGGACATCGTCACGAGCCTCCTCGAGGACTGGGGGACGGCGCTCGACGACCTCCTCGAGCGCGAAACCCGGCCCGAGGAGCTGCTCACCGCGTACGCCGGGCTGGTCGAAAGCAAGTTCGGCCCGGTCATCGGCCTGGTGCAGCGCAACGCGACGGCGTTGAAGGCCATCGCCGCGGGCGCCGGGCTCGCGGACCGGATGCTCCGCCTCCACGAGCGGCTCTGCGGCGGGTCCGACGCTCCCGAAGCGAGCCTGCGCGCGCGGCTCGCGCTGGTCGCCGTGCAGCTCACCAGCGTCGAAGGCGGCCCGGAAACCCCGCCGGACGTCGCGCTCGCCGTCGGGCTCGACATCCTTTCTCCTGGTCGGAACGCGGACACGTAG
- a CDS encoding DivIVA domain-containing protein, translating into MTPDEVRAIAFGRPRFGRRGYNEDEVDAFLDLIAEALSGRNILTADDIHYVEFTIMPVGMRSYDQAQVDLFLDEAEAALVELRNPRPVAEERRPQGPRKWFGRS; encoded by the coding sequence ATGACCCCCGACGAAGTCCGGGCGATCGCATTCGGCAGACCCCGGTTCGGCCGTCGCGGCTACAACGAGGACGAGGTCGACGCGTTCCTCGACCTGATCGCCGAGGCGCTGTCCGGGCGCAACATCCTGACCGCGGACGACATCCACTACGTCGAGTTCACGATCATGCCGGTCGGCATGCGCAGCTACGACCAGGCCCAGGTCGACCTGTTCCTCGACGAGGCCGAGGCCGCCCTCGTCGAGCTGCGGAACCCGCGCCCGGTGGCCGAGGAGCGGCGCCCGCAGGGGCCGCGGAAGTGGTTCGGCCGGAGCTGA
- a CDS encoding fatty acyl-AMP ligase, with protein MSRFVDTLVATAAGRGQQRGMVTGEPKEPVRRTWGEVHEEARRIAGGLVANGFQRGAAVAVLAAAPVLIAPTVQAVWLAGGSVTMLHQPTPRTDLAEWAEDTVRVLGMIGSNLVLLGEPFDQLAPVLAEKGIGYRLISDLAGAEPLEDVVVTDEGETALLQLTSGSTADPKAVRITYGNLYSNVKAMVDRAEFDFDVDVMVSWLPTFHDMGMVGFLTVPMTFGVELVKITPVEFLSGPLIWPQLITKYHGTTTAAPNFAYAIVGRRMARVDDDNEYDLSKLRIALNGAEPIDETAVQTFVDAGARFKMPAECVFPAYGMAEATLAVSFAPLFTGLTLDVVEADALEAGNRAVPVAEGDPRRGTDDVRSFALLGRPLDGLEAEIVNEAGERAGDREVGEIRLRGEAVTPGYLTMDGPVATQDDEGWLNTGDLGYLVDGQIVICGRRKDVIIMGGRNLYPTDIERAATSVEGVRAGNAVAVRLDAGSRRERFAVVVESKLAGDAEAEKNLVKQVSARVRDAVDMRPYAVVVLPAGSLPKTPSGKVKRAATAAQFADRIKKNADA; from the coding sequence ATGAGCAGGTTCGTGGACACGCTCGTCGCCACCGCGGCGGGGCGGGGTCAGCAGCGTGGCATGGTCACCGGGGAGCCCAAGGAGCCGGTTCGGCGGACCTGGGGCGAGGTGCACGAAGAAGCCCGGCGGATCGCCGGCGGGCTGGTCGCCAACGGCTTTCAGCGGGGTGCCGCCGTTGCGGTGCTGGCCGCGGCGCCGGTGCTGATCGCGCCGACCGTGCAGGCCGTTTGGCTGGCCGGGGGCAGCGTCACCATGCTGCACCAGCCGACGCCGCGGACCGATCTCGCCGAGTGGGCCGAGGACACCGTGCGGGTGCTCGGGATGATCGGGTCGAACCTGGTGCTGCTGGGCGAGCCGTTCGACCAGCTCGCGCCGGTGCTGGCCGAAAAGGGCATCGGCTACCGGCTGATCAGCGATCTCGCCGGCGCCGAGCCGCTGGAAGACGTCGTCGTCACCGATGAAGGCGAAACCGCGCTGCTGCAGCTGACCAGTGGCTCCACCGCCGACCCGAAGGCCGTGCGGATCACCTACGGCAACCTGTACTCCAACGTCAAGGCCATGGTCGACCGCGCGGAGTTCGACTTCGACGTCGACGTGATGGTGTCCTGGCTGCCGACCTTCCACGACATGGGCATGGTCGGCTTCCTGACCGTGCCGATGACCTTCGGCGTCGAGCTGGTCAAGATCACGCCGGTCGAGTTCCTGTCGGGCCCGCTGATCTGGCCCCAGCTGATCACCAAGTACCACGGCACCACGACGGCGGCGCCGAACTTCGCCTACGCCATCGTCGGGCGCCGGATGGCCCGCGTCGACGACGACAACGAGTACGACCTCTCGAAGCTGCGCATCGCCCTCAACGGCGCCGAGCCCATCGACGAGACCGCCGTCCAGACGTTCGTCGACGCCGGGGCCCGGTTCAAGATGCCGGCGGAATGCGTCTTCCCGGCCTACGGCATGGCCGAAGCGACCCTGGCCGTCTCGTTCGCGCCGCTGTTCACCGGGCTGACCCTCGACGTCGTCGAAGCGGACGCGCTCGAGGCGGGCAACCGCGCGGTGCCGGTCGCCGAGGGCGACCCGCGGCGCGGCACCGACGACGTCCGGTCGTTCGCGCTGCTCGGCCGTCCGCTGGACGGGCTCGAGGCGGAGATCGTCAACGAGGCTGGCGAGCGCGCCGGCGACCGCGAAGTCGGCGAGATCCGGCTGCGCGGCGAGGCCGTGACGCCCGGCTACCTGACGATGGACGGCCCGGTCGCCACCCAGGACGACGAGGGCTGGCTGAACACCGGCGACCTCGGCTACCTGGTCGACGGCCAGATCGTCATCTGCGGGCGCCGCAAGGACGTCATCATCATGGGCGGCCGCAACCTGTACCCGACGGACATCGAGCGCGCGGCGACGTCGGTCGAGGGCGTGCGGGCCGGCAACGCGGTCGCGGTCCGGCTGGACGCGGGCAGCCGCCGCGAGCGGTTCGCCGTGGTCGTGGAGTCGAAGCTGGCGGGCGACGCCGAGGCGGAGAAGAACCTGGTGAAGCAGGTCTCGGCCCGGGTCCGCGACGCGGTCGACATGCGCCCGTACGCGGTGGTGGTGCTCCCGGCGGGCAGCCTGCCGAAGACGCCGTCGGGCAAGGTCAAGCGCGCGGCCACGGCGGCCCAGTTCGCGGACAGGATCAAGAAGAACGCCGACGCCTGA
- a CDS encoding 50S ribosomal protein L25/general stress protein Ctc: MSEVRLSVEPRTEFGKGAARRTRRAGKIPAVLYGHGSDPRHFALPAIEFARVVRENGSNAVITLAIEGSDELALTKTIVVHPLKNYIEHVDLLVVKRGEKIVVDVPVVVTGNPGPGGLVNQDVDTLQVEVEALHIPEQFEVSIEGLEIGSQVLAGQVELPQGATLVTDPESLVVAVNEPQREEADDEAAEAGDESAEAAE, encoded by the coding sequence GTGTCCGAGGTACGTCTGTCCGTCGAGCCGCGCACCGAGTTCGGCAAGGGCGCCGCGCGTCGCACGCGTCGCGCCGGCAAGATCCCCGCCGTTCTGTACGGCCACGGCTCGGACCCGCGGCACTTCGCGCTGCCGGCCATCGAGTTCGCCCGCGTCGTCCGTGAGAACGGCTCCAACGCCGTCATCACCCTCGCCATCGAGGGCTCCGACGAGCTCGCGCTGACGAAGACCATCGTCGTGCACCCGCTCAAGAACTACATCGAGCACGTCGACCTGCTGGTCGTGAAGCGCGGCGAGAAGATCGTCGTCGACGTCCCCGTCGTCGTCACCGGCAACCCCGGCCCCGGCGGCCTGGTCAACCAGGACGTCGACACCCTGCAGGTCGAGGTCGAGGCGCTGCACATCCCGGAGCAGTTCGAGGTCTCGATCGAGGGCCTCGAGATCGGCTCGCAGGTCCTCGCGGGCCAGGTCGAGCTGCCCCAGGGTGCCACCCTGGTCACCGACCCCGAGTCGCTCGTCGTGGCCGTCAACGAGCCGCAGCGTGAAGAGGCCGACGACGAGGCCGCCGAGGCGGGCGACGAGTCGGCCGAAGCCGCCGAATAA
- a CDS encoding ABC-F family ATP-binding cassette domain-containing protein, whose protein sequence is MANLVNLESVSKSYGIRPLLDGVSLGIAAGQRIGVVGLNGGGKTTLLEVLSGLAEPDSGRVSHVGGLRMAVVTQRTELPDGSTVGDVVLERYGAEHEWAADARVRSIVDGLGITAIGLDKPTANLSGGERRRVSLAAALTGELDLVVLDEPTNHLDVEGVRWLADHLLTRRIAVVVVTHDRWFLDTVATLTWEVANGRVEQYEGGYADWIFARAERARLAATAEEKRQNLARKELAWLRRGPQARSSKPRYRIEAAEALIADVPPPRDSVELQAFAKRRLGKTVLELEDTTYAVGDRTLLDHVTWRIGPGDRIGLVGVNGSGKTSLLKLLGGDIEGSTGRRIEGKTVALAHLRQELDDLPGDLRVLQAIEQVAGRVVFGKQEMTASQLGEKLGFPQARQWTPVGDLSGGERRRLQLCRLLMAEPNVLLLDEPTNDLDIDTLQQLEDLLDGWPGTMVVVSHDRYLVERVCDTIVALFGDGRITHLPGGIEEYLNRRSAAKESTGPSPSAAKVEAKKSAADLRAAQKDLGRLERKLDQLHAKEEKLHASLLAAATDPAKLMELNAELKGVQGEIEDVEARWLETSELLE, encoded by the coding sequence ATGGCCAACCTGGTCAACCTGGAGTCGGTGAGCAAGTCCTACGGGATTCGCCCGCTCTTGGACGGTGTGTCGCTCGGGATCGCGGCCGGTCAGCGCATCGGCGTCGTCGGGCTCAACGGTGGTGGCAAGACCACCCTGCTGGAAGTCCTTTCCGGACTCGCCGAGCCCGATTCCGGGCGGGTGAGCCACGTCGGCGGCCTGCGGATGGCCGTCGTCACCCAGCGCACGGAACTGCCGGACGGCAGCACGGTCGGCGACGTCGTCCTCGAGCGCTACGGCGCCGAGCACGAGTGGGCCGCCGACGCGCGCGTCCGGTCCATTGTGGACGGTTTGGGGATCACCGCGATCGGGCTGGACAAGCCGACCGCGAACCTCTCCGGCGGCGAGCGGCGGCGCGTTTCGCTGGCCGCCGCGCTGACCGGCGAACTCGACCTCGTCGTGCTCGACGAGCCGACCAACCACCTGGACGTCGAAGGTGTCCGCTGGCTGGCCGACCACCTGCTCACGCGCCGGATCGCGGTCGTGGTCGTCACGCACGACCGGTGGTTCCTCGACACCGTCGCGACGCTGACGTGGGAGGTCGCGAACGGCCGCGTCGAGCAGTACGAAGGCGGTTACGCGGACTGGATCTTCGCGCGCGCCGAACGGGCGCGGCTCGCGGCGACGGCCGAGGAGAAGCGGCAGAACCTGGCCCGCAAGGAACTCGCGTGGCTGCGCCGCGGCCCGCAGGCGCGCTCGTCGAAGCCGCGCTATCGCATCGAGGCGGCCGAAGCGCTGATCGCCGACGTCCCGCCGCCGCGCGACTCCGTCGAACTGCAGGCGTTCGCCAAGCGGCGCCTCGGCAAAACGGTGCTGGAGCTGGAAGACACGACGTACGCGGTGGGTGACCGGACACTGCTCGACCACGTCACCTGGCGGATCGGCCCGGGCGACCGGATCGGTCTGGTCGGGGTGAACGGCTCGGGCAAGACGTCGCTGTTGAAGCTGCTCGGCGGTGACATCGAGGGGTCGACCGGCCGCCGGATCGAGGGCAAGACGGTCGCGCTCGCGCACCTGCGCCAGGAACTCGACGACCTGCCCGGCGACCTGCGCGTGCTGCAGGCGATCGAGCAGGTGGCCGGCCGCGTGGTGTTCGGCAAGCAGGAGATGACGGCGTCGCAGCTGGGCGAAAAGCTCGGCTTCCCCCAAGCCCGCCAGTGGACCCCGGTCGGCGACCTCTCGGGCGGCGAGCGGCGCCGGCTGCAGCTGTGCCGCCTGCTGATGGCCGAGCCGAACGTGCTGCTGCTCGACGAACCGACGAACGACCTGGACATCGACACGCTGCAGCAGCTGGAGGACCTCCTCGACGGCTGGCCGGGCACGATGGTCGTGGTCTCGCACGACCGCTACCTGGTGGAACGCGTCTGCGACACGATCGTCGCCCTCTTCGGCGACGGCCGCATCACCCACCTGCCGGGCGGCATCGAGGAGTACCTGAACCGCCGCTCGGCGGCGAAGGAGAGCACCGGCCCGTCCCCGTCCGCGGCGAAGGTGGAGGCGAAGAAGTCGGCGGCGGACCTGCGGGCGGCGCAGAAGGACCTCGGCCGCCTGGAGCGCAAGCTCGACCAGCTGCACGCGAAGGAGGAGAAGCTCCACGCGTCCTTGCTGGCGGCGGCGACGGACCCGGCGAAGCTGATGGAGCTGAACGCGGAGCTGAAGGGCGTGCAGGGGGAGATCGAGGACGTCGAGGCGCGCTGGCTGGAGACGTCCGAACTGCTGGAGTGA
- a CDS encoding ASCH domain-containing protein, with translation MKHAEFAFPGALRDKLVAAILRGEKTSTTGLLAEYEKYGEELPVVGERELMIDSAGVGVAVLETTEVRVLPLSEVDLRHALDEGEGFTSVAEWRADHTDYWQSAEMRAAMEDPEFTVDDTTQVVATRFVIVERIG, from the coding sequence GTGAAGCACGCGGAATTCGCGTTCCCCGGCGCGCTGCGCGACAAGCTGGTCGCGGCGATCCTGCGCGGGGAGAAGACGTCGACCACCGGCCTGCTGGCCGAATACGAGAAGTACGGCGAAGAACTGCCCGTCGTCGGCGAGCGCGAGCTGATGATCGACTCGGCGGGCGTCGGCGTCGCGGTGCTCGAAACCACCGAGGTGCGCGTGCTCCCGCTGTCCGAAGTGGACTTGCGGCACGCGCTCGACGAGGGTGAGGGCTTCACCAGCGTCGCCGAATGGCGCGCGGACCACACGGACTACTGGCAGAGCGCCGAAATGCGCGCCGCCATGGAAGATCCGGAATTCACCGTGGACGACACGACGCAGGTCGTGGCGACGCGGTTCGTGATAGTGGAAAGGATCGGCTGA